In one Capricornis sumatraensis isolate serow.1 chromosome 1, serow.2, whole genome shotgun sequence genomic region, the following are encoded:
- the GKN1 gene encoding gastrokine-1, protein MKFTIVFTGLLGIFLTPTLADYDINVNDNNNSGGSGQQSVSVNNEHGVANIDNNNGWGSWNSLWDYGSGFAVIRSFKKKSCIVHKMNTEVMPSIQALGMLAKKNKLQGRGPEGPPPKSLIYSVKPDKVNNLDQFGESVVTMCKGIPTYMAEEIQGANPILYPEKCFKVDILWILNISLCGEAMEN, encoded by the exons ATGAAGTTCACA ATTGTCTTTACTGGACTTcttggcatcttcctgactcctACTCTTGCTGACTAT GATATCAATGTTAATGATAACAACAACAGTGGTGGAAGTGGGCAGCAGTCAGTGAGTGTCAACAATGAACATGGCGTGGCCAATATTGACAATAACAACGGATGGGGCTCCTGGAATTCCCTCTGGGATTATGGAAGT GGCTTTGCTGTAATCAGATCCTTTAAGAAGAAGTCGTGCATTGTGCACAAAATGAACACGGAAGTCATGCCCTCCATTCAAGCCCTTGGTATGCTGGCCAAGAAAAACAAG CTTCAGGGTAGAGGACCAGAGGGACCACCTCCCAAGAGCCTGATCTACTCAGTCAAGCCTGACAAAGTCAACAACTTGGACCAGTTTGGAGAATCCGTTGTTACCATGTGCAAGGGGATTCCAACATACATGGCTGAAGAGATTCAGG GAGCAAACCCGATTCTGTACCCAGAAAAGTGCTTCAAGGTTGATATACTCTGGATTCTGAACATTTCCTTATGTGGAGAAGCAAtggagaactaa